The Pelagibacterium halotolerans B2 genome has a segment encoding these proteins:
- a CDS encoding HpcH/HpaI aldolase/citrate lyase family protein, with amino-acid sequence MRLRSLLYVPADNERFIAKAHERGADAIILDLEDSVRPQYRDAARETLGASIQSTRRNGAKVFVRINTESAIQDATAAAGADGLYVSKASLARIGALATKFPNLPLFALIEDPLALLDVATIAAHPAVIGLAAGGEDLATALGAVPDPDVLRTPKLLIHYAAKAHGKPSLGLFRSIADYTDLSAIEDAAQDARRHGFDGASCVHPSAVPILNAVFTPTSKEIDWAQRVLAAAQETKAGAFTIDGRMIDAPVIARARSILS; translated from the coding sequence ATGAGATTACGCTCACTGCTCTATGTTCCGGCCGACAATGAGCGCTTCATCGCCAAAGCCCATGAGCGCGGCGCCGATGCGATCATTCTCGACCTCGAAGACTCCGTGCGCCCCCAATATCGCGATGCGGCCAGAGAGACCCTTGGTGCCTCCATCCAATCGACCCGGCGAAATGGCGCCAAGGTTTTCGTGCGCATCAATACGGAAAGCGCAATCCAGGACGCCACCGCTGCAGCGGGCGCCGATGGCCTCTACGTCTCCAAGGCCAGCCTCGCCCGGATCGGCGCATTGGCGACCAAATTTCCAAACCTTCCGCTCTTTGCCCTGATCGAAGACCCTTTGGCCCTTCTCGACGTCGCCACCATAGCGGCCCACCCCGCAGTCATCGGCCTTGCCGCCGGCGGCGAAGACCTGGCGACCGCTCTGGGCGCCGTCCCCGATCCCGATGTGCTGCGGACGCCCAAGCTTCTGATCCACTACGCAGCAAAAGCCCACGGAAAGCCCTCGCTCGGACTTTTCCGCTCCATCGCCGATTACACCGACCTGTCGGCCATCGAGGACGCCGCACAGGACGCCCGCCGCCACGGCTTCGACGGCGCAAGCTGCGTCCATCCCTCTGCCGTTCCCATTCTCAACGCCGTATTCACTCCAACATCTAAGGAGATCGACTGGGCTCAACGCGTCCTCGCCGCTGCCCAAGAGACCAAAGCCGGCGCCTTCACAATCGACGGCCGCATGATCGATGCCCCGGTCATCGCCCGCGCCCGCTCGA